AAAGTAGCGCTTTCCAAAGAACGTGGAGAAATCTCAATTAATTATAAGGGGAAACGAAAGGCGTTTGTAGTGGCTACCATAATTATGGTTCGTCCATTTGAAACAGCTGTCGATTTTTCAGTAACGACAGATTCAGGCGGTCCAATTGATTTTGGTTTCAGCCATAATTTAATTGTCGATGCGTACGAAAAATTAAACCGTCAGTTCACAAGACACGATAAAGCTCAGTAGATTAGAAAAGATATGTGGAGATGATTAACTTTGAAGTGTCCGAATTGCCACTATAAAAGCACTCGGGTTTTAGACTCGAGACCTATAGAAGATGGCCATGCCATCCGCAGACGGCGAGAATGTGAGAAGTGCGAGTTCCG
This window of the Halobacillus sp. Marseille-Q1614 genome carries:
- a CDS encoding cytosolic protein, with the translated sequence MSLKRFISKYFSNHTETSETHKDPELVTHYYKAKRDEVFQAVEALFPSPSEKVALSKERGEISINYKGKRKAFVVATIIMVRPFETAVDFSVTTDSGGPIDFGFSHNLIVDAYEKLNRQFTRHDKAQ